DNA sequence from the Devosia lacusdianchii genome:
CCAGGCCATTGCCCGTATCGCCCGACACGATCGACAGTTCAGCGGCCTGGGCCGAGCCCACAACCAGCGTCACGCTCGTCAAGAGGCCGACGAGCAGCGTGTTGATTTTCATTAGATATCCTCCCGAATGAACCAATAGTCGGGAAGGCATGCCGATCCGGCCTGCGCATCTGCGCCGGCCTCAAGCAGGCTCCTCCCTCAAAAGCACCTCGTTTGGCGACTGTTTCGCCAACATTCCAAAGCGCTTTGAATGAAAAGGAACCAGAGCGCCGAATTTCTGTCAAGCGCTCAGTCGTGTCAATTTTAACGAATTTTTCGCGCTCATAGATTTTTCTATTTTATTTCAGTTAGTTACGGCACCTCGAGTTTCGCACTTCTAAACAAATGGGGGTTTTTAGCTGACGTACGCACCTCAGAAATGGGCGTCGAATTTCTGCTCTTGCATCAAAATTTGAAATCGCTTTGAATGAATGGCGGAGGAGAAAGCAGGAACCGCTGTTCAAGGCGGCCTGCCTGCCCTAAGGCGGAGTTTGACCGGGTACGCGACTATGGCGTGCGGCCCTGAAGCGTTGGTCATGCCGTGCCGCAGGGCGAGTAGCAGCAATGAGACTGAAGGATCTGGCCGAGCATCTCGGCCTGTCGCAAACCACGGTCAGCCGCGCGCTCAATGGCTACCCCGAAGTCAATGAGACAACGCGCCTGCGCGTCGCCGAAACGGCTGCCCGCCTCGGCTACCGACCCAATGCCAGCGCGCTGCGCCTGGCAACCGGGCGCGCGGGCGCTATCGGCCTCGTGCTGCGCGGCGCCGACGAGCTGGGCCCGCATATGAGCGAGTTCATGGGTGGCATGAGCGGGCGAATGAGCGCCGAGGAAATCGACATTCTGCTTATCACCGTGGACACGTTGCAGGATGAGATGGCCGCCTACCAACGGCTCGCGGCCAGCCAGAAGGTCGATGCCATCGTGCTCCAGTCGCCTACGCTCAACGACGTCAGGGCCGAGCTGCTCCTGGACCTCAAGATACCTTTCGTGCTGCATGGCCGAACCAATATAGGCCGTCCGGTGGCGTGGATGGATATCGACAATACCGGCGCCGTCGAGCGCGCCACCAGCCACCTGCTCGATCTCGGCCACCGCCGCATCGCCCTGCTCAACGGCATCAAGGGCCGCACCTTCGCCGAGCATCGAGAGATTGGTTATCTGGCCGCCCTATCCGCCCGCGGCGTGGCCTTCGATCCCGCCCTGATGAGCAATTCGGTGTTCACTGACGAAGCCGCGTTCCGCCTGGCCCAGGCCATGCTGGAACTGCGCCCCCGCCCCACCGCCTTCCTCGCCGGCTCGATGATGACGGCGCTCGGCACCTTCCGCGCTATCCGCCAGGCCGGACTGCTGCTGGGCCGCGACGTCTCCATGATCGCGCATGACGACGTGTTCCCCTATTTGAACGCCGACAACATGTACCCGTCCATGTCGACGACACGCTCCTCCATCCGGCAGGCCGGCATACGCATCGCCGAGCTGCTCCTGCAGATTCTGGGCGGCAAACCCGTCGACCAGATCCATGAACTCTGGCCAGTGGAACTCGTCCTGCGCGAAAGCTCCGGCCCCGCGCCCCAGTCCTAGGCTTCCAGATTGTCGGATTTCTTCAATCTCGCCGGAATGACCCTTGCTACAACAGGCTCATCAACCCGAGGAGACCTGACATGACCACCATCGCCACCAAGATCGTCGCCACCTCCCTGCTGGCCCTGGCCATCAGCCAGCCCGCCCTCGCGGCCGAGACCATCGTGACCCTCGACCAAGGCGTCGTCGGCACCCTCTCCGTGCCGGAAGGCGGCGCCACGGGCCCGGCCGTCGTCATGCTGCATGGCTTCGCCAGCTCCCGCGACGAAATCGGCGGCATCTTCGCCGCCCAGGCCGCCGCGCTGGCCGAGGCCGGCATCGCCTCGCTCCGCATCGACTTCCGCGGCTATGGTGACAGCGCCCCGGACACCGAAGCCTCGGTCACCATCGACCGCATGCTGGAGGATGCCGGCATCGCCCGCACCTATCTCGCCGACATTGACGGCGTGGACGCAGATCGCGTCGGCGTGCTGGGCTACAGCTTCGGCGCCGCCATCGCCATGTTGGACCAGGAGAATTATCCGGCTATCGCCGTCTGGGGCCAGATGGGCGATCTCAAGGGTGAGTTCCTCGAATTCCTCGGGCAGCCGGCCTTCGACACCGCCCGTGCCACCGGCAATTTCACCGTCGACCGGGGCTGGCGCGTCATTTCGCTCGATGCGCCCTTCTTCGACAGCGTGGAAAAGCACGATCTGGCCGCCGCCTTTGCCGGCTATGACGGCCCCTTCCTGACCCTTGCCGGCGCCGACGACCCGGCCACCGGCTACTTCGAGCAGTATCTCGGGCTCGCCGCCGGCCCCAAGACCTCGGTCGTCATTCCCGCCACTGACCACATGCTGGGCGTCTATAGCGAGCAGCCCGAAATCGCCGCCGACGTCATCGCCCAGACCACGACGTGGTTCGGCGACAGCCTCTGAGTAAGGCAGGGAGCGCGGTCCGCCGCGCTCCCTAAAGCCTAGATGCCCACCCGCTTCATCATCGCCTCGGGATAGCGCGCCCCTTCGATGCGGATATTGGCCGTTTCGATGGCGCTGAAATCGTCAGCGGTCAGCCTTACGTCGAGCGCGCCGATATTCTCCTTGAACCGCTCCAGCTTGCGGGTGCCGAACAGCGGCACGATCCAGGGCTTCTGCGCCAGTATCCAGGCCAGCGCCACCTGCGCAGGACTGGCGCCATGCCGCTCGCCTATGCCGCGCAGCAGATCGATCAGCGCCTGGTTGGCCTCGCGTGCATTCTCGGCAAAGCGCGGAATCTGGTTGCGGAAGTCGCTGCTGTCGAACTGCGTTGTCGCATCGATCTTGCCGGTCAGAAACCCCTTGCCCAGCGGGCTGAACGGCACGAAGCCAATCCCCAGCTCTTCGAGCACCGGCAGGATTTCCGCCTCCGGCTCCCGCGTCCATAGCGAGTATTCGCTCTGCAGCGCCGTCACGGGCTGCACTGCATGCGCTTTGCGGATCGATTGCGCTCCCGCTTCCGAAAGCCCAAAATGCAGCACCTTGCCCTGGCCGATCAGGTCCTTGACCACTCCGGCCACGTCTTCCATCGGCACATCAGGGTCGACGCGGTGCTGATAGAGCAGGTCGATGCGATCAGTCCGCAGCCGCCTAAGGCTCCCTTCGACCGCCGCACGGATATGGTCGGGCTTGCTGTTCACCCCGCCATGATGGACGCCGGTATCGGCATCGATATCGAACCCGAACTTGGTGGCAATCTTGACTCGGTCTCGCACCGGCGCAAACGCCTCGCCCACCATTTCCTCGTTGCTGAACGGGCCATAGACCTCGGCGGTATCGAAGAAGTCCATGCCGCGATCGACCGCCGTCCGTAGGAGCGCAATCATTTCCGGGCGATCGGGAATCTCGCGCGCCTTGCCATAGCCCATTGCGCCAAGCGACAGCGCCGAGACTTCCAGACCATTGCCGAGTTTGCGCTTTTGCATCTGCTTTCTCCTCAAGCTTTCCGAATTGTTCTGCTGAAATTGTCCAGACTGATCATGTCGGGCTCGGGACCGCCGCGCACACCTGTATCGAGTGCGTCGATCGTTACCAGCTGCTCCGGCGTCAGCGTGAAGTCGAAGACATCGAAATTCTCAGCGATACGCGCAGGCCTTACCGATTTCGGGATCACCGAGCGCCCCTGTTGCAGGCCCCAGCGCAGCCGACGGCGTCTGAAACACGCCGAAGCCGAGCGCCGGCATTTCAATGCCATTGTTCAAGGTGAGGTTCGGTATGGTCACTGACATCTCCTGCACACTGCGATTGCCTTGAACTTAGGAGCAGGTCACCCGGCTGATTAGCTGCCCGCAGCAGCATGAGCCTATGAACTGCGCTCATCAATGGCGCGAAAAATCCGTGCTGCCTGGCTGCGCGAATGATATCCGTTCATGAATGGAACGCGAAAACATCTCCGATCTCATCGCCTTCATCGCGGTCGCTCGCGAGCGCAGCTTCACCCGTGCGGCGGCGCGCCTGGGTGTGTCGCAATCGGCGCTGAGCCACACGATGCGACGTCTGGAAAAACGTCTCGGGCTGCGCCTGCTCTCCCGCAGCACCCGCAGCGTTGCGCCTACCGAGGCCGGCGAACGCCTGCTGCTGACGGTCGCGCCACGTTTCGAGGAAGTCGCCGCCGAGCTCGAAGCGCTCACAGAACTGCGCGAGAAACCGGCCGGCAGCATCCGCATCAGCGCCGGCGAGCATGCCGTCAACAGCGTGCTCTGGCCCCGCCTCGATGGCTTCCTGCGCGAGTTCCCCGACATCCGGGTGGAGATCAACCAGGAGAATGCCCTCACCGATATCGTGGCCGCTCGCTATGATGCCGGCGTTCGCCTCGGCGAACAGGTGGCCCGCGACATGATCGCCGTGCGCATCGGCCCGGATTGGCGCATGTCCATCGTCGCCACATCAGGTTATTTCGCCGATCATCCGCCGCCACAAACGCCCCACGACCTCTCCGACCACACCTGCATCAACCTGCGCCTCGATAGCTATGGCGGCTTCTACGCCTGGGAATTCGATAAGGACGGGCAACGGCTCAACGTGCGGGTCGAGGGCCAGTTGGCCTTCAACAGCACCCGCCCCATCCTGGCGGCCGCCCTTGCTGGCCACGGCGTGGCCTGCGTCCCGTTCGACCTGGCCGCTCCGCATATTGCGAATGGCGCGCTGGTCGAGGTGCTGGCCGAATTCTGCCCCAGCTTTGTCGGCTACCACCTCTACTATCCCAGCCGTCGCCAGGGCTCACCGGCTTTCAACGCCCTGGTCGAAGCCCTGCGCTTTCGGACTTGAGGAATTTTCTCGCATAACCCTGTCGATCCCCGGCGCCCGCGACCGACTAGGCTCATTCGATAGGGAGAAAGCACCATGAACTACCTCTGCATCATCTACGCCCAGGACGGCGGCCCCGCCCTCAGCCCAGAGCAGGGCACTGCTATTGGCGACGGTTGCATCGAACAGGACCACGCGCTGTTCCTCGCCGGCAAGCTGGTGATGGCCAGCCCGCTGCAAAACCCGAGAACGGCGGTCAGCATGCGCTACAGCAACGGCGTGGCTTCACGCACCGACGGCCCCTATGTCGAGACCAAGGAATTCATCGCCGGCTTTATGGTGATCGTGGCCAACGATATCGAGGAAGCCATCAGGATCGCAGCCGAAGGCCCGCTGGAAGGCATAGCCAATTTCGAGATCAGGCCATTGCTCGACGAAAAGCACAGCAAAACCGGCCAGGACCGCTCGTTCTTCTTTCAGCGCGACTAGGCATATGGGGCTCCTCGGAGGGGCGCCCTCATTCCATGCGATCGCCGGCCAGGCGCCCGAACGTGCGGAAATCGTGGAAGGCGTTCTTGAACCACGCCTTCTGCCGAAGCGTGCCCTCATACTGGAAACCGGATTTCTCCAGAACCCGATCCGACGCCGCATTTCCCGGGAGGGTCCAGGCCTCGATCCGGTTCAGCGAGAATTCGCTGAACCCGCATTGCGCCACAGCCCTCACCGCCTCGGTCATGAAGCCCTGCCCCCAATAATCCGGGTGCAGCTCGTAGCCGATAACAGCCCATTTTGAGGCCTTGTCGATCTCATTGAACCGAATGATGCCCATGAATGCTTCCGAGCCCCCGTCCTCGATGATCCAGGCACAACCGCGTCCGGTTCCAAAGACCTTGCCCATCCATCGGGTTACGCGCTCGGTCCGTGCCTTTGCCGGCGCATCCGGCCAGTTCGAGTAGCGGGTGATTTCCGGGATCGAAAGCAATTGGTGGAAAGCGACGGCGTCTTCGACGCGCGGCTGGCGCAGGCGCAGACGCTCCGTCTGCAGCAGCGGAAATTCCTTGGTCTTCGCGGCCATCGGCTTGCTTCACCCCACTCGCAGCATGTGGTTGTCGAACAGGAATTCGAATTTTTGCTGCTGTCGATCCGCGCCGGCAATCCCGATCATCTCACCCAGACCGCTGGTTGCCACGAAGCCTGCACCATCGGCGGCCAGGCCGCAGCCATTGCGCAATGTTTCGACCAGCACCGGTCGCCCGCCATCGGCATCGATCGCCACCAGCAGGTCACCCTCGGGCGACGAGACCGCTACCGTGCCGCCGTCAGCCGACATGGCCACCGAGCCCACGTAATTGCGCAGGTCGCGCAGCGTATCCGTGGGCAATTCGATCAGACGGATTTCACCATCCAGCGTCGCATAGCCGACCAGTTGCGGGCTTTCGCTCGGGGCGCCCTTGTACTGGCAGCCGAACCACACCCGCCCGCGCATATCGATTGCCATGTGGCGGATCGAAAGCTGATGCAGCCCCGCCTCGAGCCGCAATTGCCCCACCAGCCTGCCGTCGCGCCGGTCGATGAACACCACCGAGGGGTCCATGGTTTCGAGGTTGAGTTCGGTCCGTCCGAAATCCGGATGCGTTTCGATGCCGCCATTGGCCACCACGAACGTCACGCCATCAGGCATCAGCAGCATTTCATGCGGCCCGGTACCATAGGTGGGAAACTCGCCGATGCGGCGATAACCGTCCGTCGCGTCATAGATGCCGATCACGCCCCGCGCCGCCTCGAAATCACTCTCGGTGGCATAGAGCAGCCGTCCGTCGGGCGAGAACACGCCATGCCCAAAGAAGTGCCGCCCCGCGATACTGGTGAGCGTCACCGGCGCCTCACGCCCCGATGGGTCGAACACCAGCGCGAAAGTTCCCGGTTGCCGCGCGAACACCACGCCCCGGCCCGCCTCTTGGCTGATGGTGATATCGTGCCCGCGGTCCGGCAGGTCGATGGCGGCGATCAGGTCACCCCGCTCACCCAGTAGCACGGCGCCATAGCCGCCGGCGGTCGTCTGCACGGCACTGGCAAAAACCAGCTCGCTCCGCTCCAGCGCCAGCACCTGCCGGGGCATCAGGCTTGCGGCAAAACCGGCTCCCGCTGCCTTAAGGAACGCCCGCCGCTGCCACATGCTCAGTCTCCGTCGAGCGAGGAAAAGCCCACGCTCAGCCCCAGAGCCGCCGAAAGCTGTTCACCCAGCATCGTCTGTAGCGACCCCGTCACCAGCACCAGATAGCTCAGCGCAAACGCCTGCTTCTCATCCGCCACCGCCTGCTCCACCGGCAGCGTCACGATGTCGAGTGCGCGGATGGCGTTGCGGAATTCGAAATCGATCGAGTTATCCAGCCCCCGGTCTTTCTCCGCCACGGCGCGCGCCACGCCCGACAGTGCAATCAGCTTGCGCATGCCATCGACATTGGCGCGAAGCATTTCCATGGTCAGGCCCGAGCGCCAGAACAGCGCCTGCTTCGGCTTGGCCGCAGCGTCCTCGCTGGCGATGAACGGGTTGATCCGGGTGTCGCGCATCGCCTCGACCCCATGCGAGACGAGCCCGACCAGTTCCTCCATGCCCTCGATATCGCTGCGATAGTCGGCATAAGCGGCGTTCGGCGCCATCAGGTGATCCGCTATGCCGTCGGGCACAAACCAGCCAGCCGCCAGTTCGCCGGCAATCTGTGCGATATTGGCCGCCACCGCCCGTCCATAGGCGCAGCGAAATGCTCCCTCGGGGCCAAGCAGCGTTTCCGCGCCAGTGCCGAACAGCACATATTCCAGCGCGCCAAACCCCTGTGCCGCCACGCTCTTGTCGCGCAGGCTGGTGAGCGTCGTCGCCGTCTCGTCCGCCTCGGCAAGAATGGCCTGCACCTGCTTGAGCCCGATGCCCCGCCGATCCGGCCAGAACAACAATCGGTCGACCCGGTTATCCTCCATCAGCGGCCCCACCCGCAGAAACTCTACCCGCCCATAGGCCAAAGCCGCCTGGCGGAACTGCCCGGTGACGAGCGTCAAGGTGCTGGTCGAGGGCACCGTGCAAAGCGCGTTCATCGCAATGGACAGGCCGTTCGCGCGGCTTTTGAATTCCAGCATGCCCGGCCGGATCACCTGCTCAACCGCGGCCCGCAACACCTGCGGCGGCGTGGTCGCCTGTCCCAAGGCAGGAGCGGCACACAGCATCATCAGCAGCACGATAAGGAGGCGCATCAGAGCGATTCCAGAAAGGCGACGAGATCGTCGCGGGTCGATTGGGACATCTTCGCGAAAGCGTCGCGCGCGGCCTGCGCCTCCCCACCATGCCACAAAATGGCCTCGACGAGGTTGCGAGCCCGTCCATCATGGAGGAAAAATGTGTGGCCCGATACGGTTTCGGTGAGGCCGATGCCCCAGAGCGGCGGCGTGCGCCACTCATAGCCATCGGCCAGCCCCTCCGGCCGGTGATCGGCCAGTCCCTCGCCCATGTCATGCAGCAGGAAGTCCGAATAGGGCCAGATCAGCTGAAACCGTTGCGCCGGATTTTCCGCATCCCGGCTGGTCACGAATTTAGGCTGATGGCACGAGGCGCAGCCCGCGCTATAAAACGCCTGCTTGCCCGCCAACACGCTGGGGTCGCCGACATCGCGCCGCTCCGGCACGCCCAGCGTCTGCGAATAGAACGTCACCAGATCGAGCACCGGATCGGGCGCTTCTGAGGCGCCCAGCCGCGCCTGCTCGCCGGTTGGCATGGCGAGGCATTCGGGCTGGTTCTCGGTGCAATCGCCATGTGGCAGATTGTTGAGCGGCGTCGAAATCCCGATATCGCCGGCAAAGGCGGCCGCTGACTGGCTGCGAATGGTAGCCATGCCGGCCTTCCAGCCGAACCGCCCCAGCATCACTGATTGGCTCACCGGCTCGATCGTCCAGTTCGGCCGCCCGGAAATTCCGTCGCCGTCGAGATCGTCAGCATCGGCGAGAGCAAGGATATCCTCGGCCGGAACCTGCTCCACCAGGCCCAATCCGATCATCGGATTGGCGAGGCGCGGCGACAGCATCACGTCATCCGCCAGTGGCCCATAGGCCAGGTCGGCCACCGAATAGGTCGGCTCCCGTAGCGTCACAACCGTGCCATCGCCCAGCGTCACCGGCACATCCTTGTAATCGATGACCATCTGCCCCTCGGCCTTGAGGCCCGGCACGGCGAAATCCTGCAATTGCGTGCCATAGACCGGATCGCCCACCTCGCCGGCAATCACCCCATCCATGGCCAGTCGTGTGTCATTCTGGCCCGGCGGCACCGACAGCCGCAGGAACATCGACACATTCTCCGCCTGCCCCTCGAATGGCGGATGCCCGCGTCCATCCTTGATGTGGCAACTCTGGCAACCGCGCGCGTTGAACAACGGCCCCAAGCCATCCGACGCCTGGGTGGAGCTCGGCGACGAGACCCAGATCTTGCGGAACAGCGCATTGCCCAGCTTGAACTGCTCTTCCTGCTCGAAGCTCAGATTGTCGAGGAAGTGGCTGAACGAGTCGGCATTGACCGCTTTGGTCGTGGTCCCCGCCCCTGCGGGCTTACCTTCGAAATTCTCGGGCTTGGAAAAATCCGTCGTCGGCGCCGTAACGGCCCTGACCCGCGCCAGGTCTTCCGGCGTCAGGTCAGCCCGCACCGCTTTGTCCTGCGCAAAGACCAGCCCACCGGCGAGCAGAGCGACGAGAACAAGGGTGAGGCGGGTTTTCATGGTCATTCTGCAAAGCTGCGGCGCGGGCGCGAGGACCTCCCTACATCGTCCTCCCACTGGAACTCCAGCTCCATCGTCATTGCCCGGCTCGTCCGGGCAATCCATCTAGCCGGCAGAATGGATCACCGGGACAAGCCCGGCGATAACGGTGGTGGGGCGCGTGCGTCCGACCTACTGGAACACCGCATCCGGGTTGGACAGGCTGTCGCTATCCTCGATCGTCACCGCATCGCCCAGCTCGAGCAGCGCCACGGCGCGCTCTATGCCGCGGGTCTGGGCGATCAATCCGTCAATCGCGGCCTGCACCACGGCATTGCCCTCTTCATTGCCTTCGCCGATCTGCTGGTCATAGGCCTCGCCACCCTCAGCGCGATCGGCCATCACGTTCATCTTGACGATGGTGTCGTCCAGCAAGCCCTTGATTTCCGTATCCAGCGCCGCATCCTTGCCTGCGATCACCTGCGACAGCGATGGACCTTCGACCACCGAACCATCCACACGGGTATACTTGCCCAGATAAACATTCTGGATGCCGATGGCGTCGTTGAGATGGGATGCATGCGTGTTGTCCGAAAAGCAGTCATGCTCTTCTTCCGGATCATGCAGCAGCAGGCCCAGCTTCATGCGCTCGCCGGCCACTTCACCGAACGACAGCGAGCCCATGCCCGTCAGGATCGCCGAAATGCCGAGTTCCGGCAGCGCGGCGCGAGCCGCGCCATCGGCCGTCCAGTCGGCGACCATTTCTTCGAGATCGCTCACCAGAAGAGTGGACGCGGCCTTGAGATAGGCGGCGCGACGATCGGCATGTTCGGCGGTCGAGTAGTCGGTGAAGGCGCGCGCGCCGGCACCCGGGCCGGTGCCGTTGAGGTCCTGGCCCCAGAGCAGGAATTCGATGGCGTGATAGCCTGTCGCCACATTGGATTCGACGCCGGCCGCTTCCTGCAGGTTGTCCTGCAACAGGGTGGGGGTGATCTCGGTCGCGTCGAGTTCGACGCCGTCGATCATGATCCTGGGATTGGCGATGACATTGGCGACATAGAGCGCATTGCTGTCGCTTTCGCTGCCATAGCTGGCATCGACATAATCGATCAGGCCTTCGTCGAGCGGCCAGGCATTCACGCGCCCTTCCCATTCATCGACGATCGGGTTGCCGAAGCGGAAAGCCTCGGTCTGCTGATAGGGAATGCGCGCCGCTTTCCAGGCATCCTTTGCCGCCTGCAATGTCGCTTCGCTCGGCTCGGCAATCAGCGCGTCGATTGCCGCATCCAGGGCCTTGGCTGTGCTCAACGAGTCCTCGTAACCGGCCAGCGCAATATCGGCATAGGTTGCCAGCACATCGGCATCAGCCGGTGCCTGGGCGAAGGCCGTTACGGGCGCGACGGAAAGCAAGAGGGCAATGGCAAAGCTGCGCAAGGTGCGCGCGCCGGGCAAAGACATGGGTCAGCCTCCAAAGTGAATTTGAAAGCGGAGTACGCCTGTCATCTTCCAAAATCAATTCAATTTCAATAGTTTAGAAGAAGTCTAAAGTAGTGACAGGGTCTTTGACCCGCCCTCTACCACAATCGCTTCGCGCGGACTTGATCCGCTGGTCTCTCGTCGCCCGTGCCGTGCTGGCAGTGACCCGCGGATCAAGTCCGCGGGAAGCGTCGAGGGTGTACAAGCTCCCCGCTATTCACCGTCGTCCCGAAATTTTTGACCATCTGGACTAAACTGTCACAAACGGGCACTGTCACAATTGCAACTGGGAGGATGCAGCCGGGACGGGGGATTGCGCGGAAACGGTTGAATTCCGGGCGACTGCGCCCATTGGACGGCGTCATATGCCGTTTCAATTCACCGTCATCGCACTGTCATGTCGCCTCTCTACTTCCTCGCGCAGTTCGCCGGCGCGCCATTCAACAGGCGCTGTCGAACGACTATTTCAGGGAGACTGAACATGACTTTCGCAAAGGCGCTCGGTGCATCGGTTTCGATGCTTGCCGTGCTTTCCGTCACCGCCCCCGCATTTGCCCAGACCGACCTCGACGCGCTCTACGAAGCCGCCAAGGCCGAAGGCCAGCTCACCACCATCGCCCTGCCCCATGACTGGTGCGGCTATGGCGCCGTGATCGAAGGCTTCAAGGCCAAGTATCCGGGCATCACCGTCAACGAACTCAACCCCAATGCCGGTTCGGCCGATGAACTCGAAGCCATCCGCGCCAATATCGGCAATACCGGCCCGCAGGCTCCCGACGTGATCGACGTCGGCCTGGCCTTCGGCCCGCAGGCCAAGGAAGAAGGCCTGCTGCAGGCCTACAAGGTCTCGACCTGGGACGACATTCCCGCTGACGCCAAGGACGCCGATGGCTTCTGGTACGGCGACTATTATGGCGTGCTGGCTTTCGGCATCAACAAGGACATCATCACCGGCGACAACCCGGCTTCCTGGGCCGACTTGATGAAGGACGAGTATGCCAACTCGGTCGCCCTGGCCGGCGATCCGCGTACCGCCAACAACGCCATCCTGTCGGTCTATGCCGCTGGTCTCTCGACCGGTGCTGACGCCGCCACCGGCGCCCAGGCTGGCCTCGACTACTTCAAGGCCCTCAACGACAAGGGCAATTTCGTGCCGGTCGACGCCGAAGCCGCCGCTATCGCGCAGGGCACGACGCCGATCGCCATCAACTGGGACTACAACCTGCTGGCCGCCCGTGACAACCTCAACGGCAACCCGCCGATCGACGTCGTCGTGCCGTCCGATGGCGTTGTGGCCGGTGTGTACGTCCAGGCCATTTCGGCCCACGCCCCGCACCCGAACGCTGCCAAGCTCTGGATGGAATATCTCTATTCCGACGAAGGTCAGCTCGGCTGGCTCGGCGGCTACTGCCACCCGATCCGCTTCAACGCCATGGCCGAAGCCGGCGTCTTGCCCGACGATCTGATGGCAAAGCTGCCCGCCGCCGACAACTACGCCAAGGCGGTGTTCCCCTCCATCGAAGAGCAGAACGCCAACAAGGCCACGATCACGACCGGCTGGGACACCACCGTCGGCGCGGCCGTTCAGTAAAGCTCAAGAATACCGCACCCGCCGGTTCTCCGGCGGGTGCTCGATCTTTCCACGCCGTCATTGCCGGCTCGTCCGGGCAATCCATGCGGCGCATAGATGGTCCACCAGGACAAGCCCGGTGGTGACGACTGTTGCAGGTTTGGGGCACGGAGCGGAATGACCGACACGACGACTTCACCTCCGGCATCACCCCGCCGCCGCATCCCCTGGGACTCGCTCGCCGTAGCCCCGTTCATCATCTTCGCAGTCATGTTCTTGTTCCTGCCCACCCTTTCGCTGGTGGGCACGGCCTTCACCGACCGGGCTGGCAATTTCACCTTCGACAATATCGGCGGCCTGTTCAGCGATCAGATCGTCGCCGCCTATTGGATCTCCATCCGCATTTCCGGTGCATCTGCCATTCTTGGCGCCCTGATAGGTCTGGCGATAACGCTGGCCATCATCCGCGGCCGCCTGCCTGCGCCTTTGCGCTCCGCCGTCATGACCTTTTCGGGCGTGGCCTCCAATTTCGCCGGCGTGCCGCTGGCCTTCGCCTTCATCGCCACGCTGGGGCGCCTGGGCCTCGTCACCATCATCCTGCGCACAGTA
Encoded proteins:
- a CDS encoding substrate-binding domain-containing protein, with the protein product MRLKDLAEHLGLSQTTVSRALNGYPEVNETTRLRVAETAARLGYRPNASALRLATGRAGAIGLVLRGADELGPHMSEFMGGMSGRMSAEEIDILLITVDTLQDEMAAYQRLAASQKVDAIVLQSPTLNDVRAELLLDLKIPFVLHGRTNIGRPVAWMDIDNTGAVERATSHLLDLGHRRIALLNGIKGRTFAEHREIGYLAALSARGVAFDPALMSNSVFTDEAAFRLAQAMLELRPRPTAFLAGSMMTALGTFRAIRQAGLLLGRDVSMIAHDDVFPYLNADNMYPSMSTTRSSIRQAGIRIAELLLQILGGKPVDQIHELWPVELVLRESSGPAPQS
- a CDS encoding alpha/beta hydrolase family protein; the protein is MTTIATKIVATSLLALAISQPALAAETIVTLDQGVVGTLSVPEGGATGPAVVMLHGFASSRDEIGGIFAAQAAALAEAGIASLRIDFRGYGDSAPDTEASVTIDRMLEDAGIARTYLADIDGVDADRVGVLGYSFGAAIAMLDQENYPAIAVWGQMGDLKGEFLEFLGQPAFDTARATGNFTVDRGWRVISLDAPFFDSVEKHDLAAAFAGYDGPFLTLAGADDPATGYFEQYLGLAAGPKTSVVIPATDHMLGVYSEQPEIAADVIAQTTTWFGDSL
- a CDS encoding aldo/keto reductase, translated to MQKRKLGNGLEVSALSLGAMGYGKAREIPDRPEMIALLRTAVDRGMDFFDTAEVYGPFSNEEMVGEAFAPVRDRVKIATKFGFDIDADTGVHHGGVNSKPDHIRAAVEGSLRRLRTDRIDLLYQHRVDPDVPMEDVAGVVKDLIGQGKVLHFGLSEAGAQSIRKAHAVQPVTALQSEYSLWTREPEAEILPVLEELGIGFVPFSPLGKGFLTGKIDATTQFDSSDFRNQIPRFAENAREANQALIDLLRGIGERHGASPAQVALAWILAQKPWIVPLFGTRKLERFKENIGALDVRLTADDFSAIETANIRIEGARYPEAMMKRVGI
- a CDS encoding LysR family transcriptional regulator, whose product is MERENISDLIAFIAVARERSFTRAAARLGVSQSALSHTMRRLEKRLGLRLLSRSTRSVAPTEAGERLLLTVAPRFEEVAAELEALTELREKPAGSIRISAGEHAVNSVLWPRLDGFLREFPDIRVEINQENALTDIVAARYDAGVRLGEQVARDMIAVRIGPDWRMSIVATSGYFADHPPPQTPHDLSDHTCINLRLDSYGGFYAWEFDKDGQRLNVRVEGQLAFNSTRPILAAALAGHGVACVPFDLAAPHIANGALVEVLAEFCPSFVGYHLYYPSRRQGSPAFNALVEALRFRT
- a CDS encoding YciI family protein, giving the protein MNYLCIIYAQDGGPALSPEQGTAIGDGCIEQDHALFLAGKLVMASPLQNPRTAVSMRYSNGVASRTDGPYVETKEFIAGFMVIVANDIEEAIRIAAEGPLEGIANFEIRPLLDEKHSKTGQDRSFFFQRD
- a CDS encoding GNAT family N-acetyltransferase, which encodes MAAKTKEFPLLQTERLRLRQPRVEDAVAFHQLLSIPEITRYSNWPDAPAKARTERVTRWMGKVFGTGRGCAWIIEDGGSEAFMGIIRFNEIDKASKWAVIGYELHPDYWGQGFMTEAVRAVAQCGFSEFSLNRIEAWTLPGNAASDRVLEKSGFQYEGTLRQKAWFKNAFHDFRTFGRLAGDRME
- a CDS encoding DUF1513 domain-containing protein gives rise to the protein MWQRRAFLKAAGAGFAASLMPRQVLALERSELVFASAVQTTAGGYGAVLLGERGDLIAAIDLPDRGHDITISQEAGRGVVFARQPGTFALVFDPSGREAPVTLTSIAGRHFFGHGVFSPDGRLLYATESDFEAARGVIGIYDATDGYRRIGEFPTYGTGPHEMLLMPDGVTFVVANGGIETHPDFGRTELNLETMDPSVVFIDRRDGRLVGQLRLEAGLHQLSIRHMAIDMRGRVWFGCQYKGAPSESPQLVGYATLDGEIRLIELPTDTLRDLRNYVGSVAMSADGGTVAVSSPEGDLLVAIDADGGRPVLVETLRNGCGLAADGAGFVATSGLGEMIGIAGADRQQQKFEFLFDNHMLRVG
- a CDS encoding imelysin family protein yields the protein MRLLIVLLMMLCAAPALGQATTPPQVLRAAVEQVIRPGMLEFKSRANGLSIAMNALCTVPSTSTLTLVTGQFRQAALAYGRVEFLRVGPLMEDNRVDRLLFWPDRRGIGLKQVQAILAEADETATTLTSLRDKSVAAQGFGALEYVLFGTGAETLLGPEGAFRCAYGRAVAANIAQIAGELAAGWFVPDGIADHLMAPNAAYADYRSDIEGMEELVGLVSHGVEAMRDTRINPFIASEDAAAKPKQALFWRSGLTMEMLRANVDGMRKLIALSGVARAVAEKDRGLDNSIDFEFRNAIRALDIVTLPVEQAVADEKQAFALSYLVLVTGSLQTMLGEQLSAALGLSVGFSSLDGD